One genomic region from Vibrio sp. SCSIO 43137 encodes:
- a CDS encoding EF-hand domain-containing protein: MKGTTLTITLTSLVVAFSVSAAGMNSKWNNGSAPQQPVFSQIDVDGDKLISSQELIDFKAQRISERAEQGRRLQNISRSTEFGSYDSDGDGFISEDEFTAHKNSARAAMQNGRQGNWQNGMKGKQGFNKGQRKGNCQGPRQSQI, encoded by the coding sequence ATGAAAGGCACAACACTTACTATTACCTTAACCAGTTTAGTCGTCGCATTTTCAGTTAGTGCAGCCGGTATGAACTCAAAATGGAACAACGGTTCAGCTCCTCAACAACCCGTGTTCAGTCAGATAGACGTAGATGGTGACAAGCTCATTTCCAGTCAGGAATTGATCGATTTTAAAGCCCAGCGCATCTCAGAACGTGCTGAACAAGGTCGCAGACTACAGAACATAAGCCGTTCAACAGAGTTCGGTTCTTACGACAGCGATGGTGACGGTTTTATCAGTGAAGACGAGTTTACTGCTCATAAAAACTCAGCCCGCGCAGCCATGCAAAATGGCAGACAAGGCAATTGGCAAAATGGAATGAAAGGCAAACAGGGCTTTAACAAAGGTCAACGCAAAGGAAACTGTCAGGGTCCACGGCAAAGTCAGATTTAG